A genome region from Nocardia sp. NBC_00565 includes the following:
- a CDS encoding exonuclease domain-containing protein: MTTDLSFAAFDVETANPKRGSICSIGVAIVRGGVRVATHTWLCRPPAPIGEFSPYNVRVHKITPADIAGQPGFAQRLPEVLAVIGGLPVVAHNAAFDMDNLTRACSFTGTDLPDWMYGCTYAWSKRQLSLEKYRLPYVAGALGVTLDDHHHAGADAAATADIAIGLAALAGANSLADLATANGSQLQRLGRARHRAGR, from the coding sequence ATGACAACCGACCTCTCGTTCGCCGCGTTCGACGTGGAGACCGCCAACCCCAAACGAGGCAGCATCTGCTCGATCGGCGTCGCCATCGTGCGCGGCGGTGTCCGGGTGGCTACCCATACATGGTTGTGCCGGCCCCCGGCGCCGATCGGCGAATTCTCGCCGTACAACGTGCGGGTCCACAAGATCACCCCGGCCGATATCGCTGGTCAGCCCGGCTTCGCACAGCGGCTGCCCGAGGTGTTGGCGGTGATCGGTGGCCTGCCGGTGGTCGCGCACAATGCCGCATTCGACATGGACAACCTCACCCGAGCGTGCTCCTTCACCGGTACGGACCTGCCGGACTGGATGTATGGATGCACTTACGCGTGGTCGAAACGGCAACTGTCGCTGGAGAAATACCGGTTGCCCTACGTCGCTGGCGCTCTGGGCGTCACGTTGGACGACCACCATCATGCCGGTGCCGACGCGGCCGCCACGGCCGATATCGCGATCGGACTCGCCGCCCTCGCCGGCGCGAACAGCCTCGCCGACCTGGCCACCGCCAATGGCAGTCAGCTCCAACGGCTCGGCCGGGCACGCCACCGGGCGGGCCGATGA